Proteins from a genomic interval of Actinoalloteichus hymeniacidonis:
- a CDS encoding LysR family transcriptional regulator, which yields MADWTLIGLRVVVEVARTGSFSAAAEKLGYTQSAVSRQVAVAEKIAETPLFERHARGVRPTAAGVALVRHANRVLDGIAAATQELAGMRDRLAGRLVVGGFPTAAAVLLPRAIARLTTVHPGLRVRLAEESTPAQLSALRRGRLEVAVLGTGDDLPDYDLTGLQLTELRNGRRVGVAVADAHPFAHRESVAPEELVDQAWVVGARVGEAPEFGAWPGIAEPIIAFAARHWSTRLGLVAAGLGIALVPGLAAQAMPQGVRWIPVHDHGAGLGRAAWAVTGPDPSPAAVAMVDALGEELRSWNRPG from the coding sequence GTGGCGGACTGGACACTCATCGGGCTGCGCGTCGTCGTCGAGGTCGCGCGAACCGGCTCTTTCAGCGCGGCCGCTGAGAAACTGGGCTACACCCAGTCGGCCGTCTCGCGGCAGGTGGCGGTCGCCGAGAAGATCGCGGAGACTCCGCTCTTCGAGCGCCACGCACGGGGCGTTCGCCCGACTGCGGCCGGCGTGGCATTGGTCCGGCATGCGAACCGGGTGCTCGATGGCATCGCGGCGGCGACCCAGGAGCTGGCGGGCATGCGTGATCGTCTCGCGGGGCGCCTGGTGGTCGGAGGTTTCCCTACGGCGGCTGCGGTGCTGTTGCCCCGCGCTATCGCGAGGCTGACGACGGTCCACCCGGGACTCCGAGTGCGGCTCGCGGAGGAGTCGACGCCCGCGCAGCTCAGCGCCTTGCGTCGCGGAAGGCTGGAGGTCGCGGTCCTCGGAACCGGCGATGACCTGCCTGACTACGACCTGACCGGGCTGCAACTCACCGAGCTGCGCAATGGACGCCGCGTCGGGGTGGCCGTCGCCGACGCGCATCCCTTCGCCCACCGCGAATCCGTCGCACCGGAGGAGCTCGTCGATCAGGCGTGGGTGGTGGGCGCGCGGGTGGGCGAAGCCCCCGAGTTCGGCGCCTGGCCCGGCATCGCCGAGCCGATCATCGCCTTCGCTGCCCGCCACTGGTCCACCCGACTGGGGCTCGTCGCCGCAGGCCTTGGGATCGCGCTCGTGCCCGGCCTCGCGGCGCAGGCGATGCCTCAGGGCGTTCGCTGGATTCCCGTCCACGATCACGGCGCCGGACTCGGCCGCGCGGCATGGGCCGTGACGGGGCCGGATCCCAGTCCGGCTGCGGTCGCGATGGTCGATGCCCTGGGCGAGGAACTCAGATCGTGGAACCGGCCGGGGTAG